Proteins encoded in a region of the Geobacillus genomosp. 3 genome:
- the gndA gene encoding NADP-dependent phosphogluconate dehydrogenase, which produces MAKQQIGVIGLAVMGKNLALNIESRGYSVAVYNRSREKTDEFLEEAKGKNVVGTYSIEEFVNALEKPRKILLMVKAGAPTDATIEQLKPYLEKGDILIDGGNTYFKDTQRRNKELAELGIHFIGTGVSGGEEGALKGPSIMPGGQKEAHELVRPIFEAIAAKVDGEPCTTYIGPDGAGHYVKMVHNGIEYGDMQLIAEAYFLLKHVLGMEANELHEVFADWNKGELNSYLIEITADIFTKIDEETGKPLVDVILDKAGQKGTGKWTSQNALDLGVPLPIITESVFARFISAMKDERVKASKVLSGPAVKPFEGDRAHFIEAVRRALYMSKICSYAQGFAQMKAASDEYDWNLRYGDIAMIFRGGCIIRAQFLQKIKEAYDRDPALSNLLLDPYFQDIVERYQDALREIVATAAMRGIPVPGFANALAYYDSYRTAVLPANLIQAQRDYFGAHTYERVDKEGIFHTEWLK; this is translated from the coding sequence ATGGCAAAACAGCAAATTGGCGTCATCGGACTGGCGGTCATGGGGAAAAATTTGGCGTTGAACATTGAAAGCCGGGGTTATTCGGTGGCGGTGTACAACCGTTCGCGCGAAAAAACGGATGAATTTTTGGAAGAAGCGAAAGGAAAAAACGTTGTTGGTACATACAGCATCGAAGAATTCGTCAACGCCCTGGAAAAGCCGCGGAAAATTTTGCTCATGGTGAAAGCGGGCGCGCCGACGGACGCGACGATCGAACAGCTGAAGCCGTATTTGGAAAAAGGCGATATTTTAATTGACGGCGGCAATACGTATTTCAAAGATACGCAGCGCCGAAACAAAGAACTTGCCGAACTTGGCATCCACTTCATCGGCACCGGCGTCTCCGGCGGCGAGGAAGGGGCGCTGAAAGGACCGTCGATCATGCCGGGGGGACAAAAAGAAGCGCATGAGCTCGTGCGTCCGATCTTTGAAGCCATCGCCGCCAAAGTCGACGGCGAGCCGTGCACGACGTACATCGGTCCGGACGGCGCCGGCCATTACGTCAAAATGGTGCATAACGGCATCGAATACGGCGACATGCAGCTGATCGCTGAAGCGTACTTCCTGCTCAAACATGTGCTCGGCATGGAAGCGAACGAATTGCACGAAGTGTTCGCTGACTGGAACAAAGGCGAATTGAACAGCTATCTCATTGAAATTACCGCTGACATTTTCACGAAAATCGATGAAGAAACCGGCAAGCCGCTCGTTGATGTCATTTTGGACAAAGCCGGGCAAAAAGGGACGGGCAAATGGACGAGCCAAAACGCCCTCGATTTGGGCGTTCCGCTGCCGATCATTACGGAATCGGTGTTCGCCCGCTTCATTTCGGCGATGAAAGACGAGCGCGTGAAAGCAAGCAAAGTCCTCTCCGGCCCGGCGGTGAAGCCGTTTGAAGGCGACCGCGCCCACTTCATCGAAGCCGTGCGCCGCGCGCTCTACATGAGCAAAATTTGCTCGTACGCCCAAGGATTTGCGCAAATGAAGGCGGCGTCCGACGAATACGATTGGAACTTGCGCTATGGCGACATCGCGATGATTTTCCGCGGCGGCTGCATCATCCGCGCGCAATTTTTGCAAAAAATTAAAGAGGCGTACGACCGTGATCCAGCGCTTTCGAACTTGCTCTTGGATCCGTATTTCCAAGACATCGTCGAACGCTACCAAGACGCGCTCCGCGAAATCGTCGCCACCGCGGCGATGCGCGGCATTCCGGTGCCAGGATTCGCCAACGCCCTCGCGTACTATGACAGCTACCGCACCGC